The Candidatus Poribacteria bacterium genome includes the window TTGTCAACCCAATTTATCAGTATCGCATCATGAAAGCGTTCCAACCCCTGATAAATGGACTGGAGCACGAATACTTTCCAGAAGACGCAGAAACCGATTTCTTAGATTATCTCGCACCTGATGGACAGATTCGACTACAGGCCTTACTTGATAACTTTCAGAACTTTATCGCCCGGGCAGGCTATCGAATCCTGCAGGTACCGGAGACCCCGAAAGAGTTTGTTGGGCAGTACCTTCTGTTTGCCTATCTTGATCAGTTTGTGCGGTTGGTCCAGGGGCGAATGTACCTGGAAGTCCATACAGGACGTGGTAGAATGGATCTGCTAATTCTTCACAATTCGCAAAAGTATATCGTTGAAACCAAGATTTGGGAGGGCGAGCGTTCATACGCCGCAGGCAAAAAACAACTCGCAGCGTATATGCAGTTGGAGGAAGCAACCGAGGGATACTATGTTGTATTTGATCATCGGAAAAATCCAGTTTCTCGGACAGAAACAGAAATACTCGCGGATCTTACAATTCGGAGTTACGTTATTCCTGTGATCCAAGAACCACCTTTTCAGCAAACATAATAGTGTTCTGCCCATATTCAACTGATAGATAGAATTGTTCGTAGGGGCGGGGTTTCCCCGCCCGACATACCTTAGGACTTCATCAACTTTGAACTGATAGGTAGGCTCGGCGTAGAGGCGAGGTTTCCTCGCCTTCACAGACTTGAAAGCACATAAATTTACATAACGCTGCAAGCAATGGAGGGAAAATGTTATGACTAAAATTACACGAGAAGATATTCAATGCATTGGTGATGAAGATACATTATTGCACTTTTTAGAAGAAAAACTGAACTTACCTATTCCAGAGGGGTATTCGCTTAAGGATATTACCATAAACTATGCTAATTTTGCCCTGGGACTCAGTGGGACAGTTGCCAATCAAGTTTTAGATTGCCAAGAATTCAGTGTTTCACCCGGAGAATCTTCAGGAATTATTCTCATTCGATTCAACAATGAATCGGGCTATGCTGAAGCCTTGCGTGCTATTGCTAAAGGTTTGGATGGACAAAAACGCAGGGTCGCCGAATTGCGTTTTATCTGTATGAATGAATACTTTCAACCTTTCGCAATTGCTTATTTCAAAAACTGGCCGACAGCTGTCTTAAACATTTTGGCTTGGACGCAAGAGAATACGCATATCCACACAAGTTCTGAACATGAGATCCCAACTGCTCTTTTTTCAAAAGATGAGGGCAGAGACGTTCCCTATGGAGAGAAAGATGAACCCCCTTCTGATGAACAGAAGGAAACCAAAGAAACATCAGCTTCTGAAGGCTACGGTGCTACTCAGCAGAGGCACAGATCCAAGCCAACCTCACCTGAGACTTTGCTTGCCAAACTGAGAAAAACTGGAGGACCGTTGAGTCGATACGGTAACCTCCATATCGGTATTGTGCCAGGACACACCGCGTTCCTCATAGATGAATGTACCCGTGATCAATTTGTCAATGAAGATCCTGATAGCATCGAGCTGATAAAACCTTTACTTAAACCGAGGAAATGGAAAGGAGAATTAGGATGTCTCATCTGCATTCCGAGGCACTGGACCGGAAAAGATGAATCGACAGCGGAGCAAATTTTTGCAGAAACCTATCCAGAAATTAGCAAACACATGAGCTCCCACATAGATAAACTAAAAGAACGATCTGCCTATAAGAGCCGTTATGCTACTGCTGAGTTTTATTGGGACTTGCCTGCGTATAATTTTTATGCTGATCTAAAACGTCCGAAAATCTTTTGGCCACCTACAACATCTTCTATGAGCGCTGCCTATGATGATTCTGGGAAACTCCTGACATCCGCTGCATTTTTCTCAACAGAAGACCTCTCTCTATTGGCAATTTTAAACAGCAACCTTTTTGCTTGGTATGCTCATCGGAAGTACTGGAACGAAGCTCTCAAAAGGTTGAAGCTCAACATAGGAAACATGCAGAAGGCTCCAATAGCCGATCGGAGGGAAGAACAAAAAGCAGAACTCACGGAGTTAGTCCAGCGGATACTGAATGACCCTGACAGTTTTGAGGTCGCGGACACTAAATGGAAAATAGACCAATTGATATACGAACTGTATGAATTAACTCCCATGGAGATAAATTTGATAGAGGAGGAATCCAGCCAATGAAAGTTTTAGTTATCGGAGGCACGGGCAACATCAGTCGTGGGATTGTTGCCGCGCTGCAAAACCGAAACCATGAAGTCGTCCTGTTCAATCGCGGACAACACGCCGATCCACCGCCGCCAGGTGTTCGCGTAATTCATGGTGACCGAAAAAATCGTGAGGATTTTGAAGCGAAAGTCGGCGCGGAGGAATGGGATGCAGTCATTGATATGATTAGCTTCAACGCCGAAGATGCCGCTTCCGCACTTCGCGCATGTCAGGGACGCGTCGGACACTTCGTTCACTGTTCAACGGTGATGACCTACGGACCCCCATTCAGCGGGATTAACCTCCCAGAGACGGCACCGTTGCAAGGCACATCCGGCTATGGACTTGGGAAAGTCGAAGCGGATAACCTCCTCTTAGAAGCTCACGCACGCGATGGGTTCCCTGTAACCATTTTCAAGCCGTCCTATACACACGGACCCGGCATGAACCTCCATCGGCAGGTGGGTGGAGACGGCAGTTGGATAGACAGGTTGCGGAAGGGGAAACCGATCCTCTCCGCAGGCGACGGATTGAACTATTTTCAATTCCTGTCATCTCGCGACGCTGGAATTGCGTTTACAGATATATTAGGCAAATCCGATGGCTTCGGCGAAATATACAATATCGTCCATCCACAGGCGCGAACGTGGGACGAATGGCACCGTGCCGCGGCGGAGGCACTCGGTGTTGACATAGAGATTGTGCATGTATCCCTAGAGACACTCATCGCGATGGCACCGGAGCGGTTCAGCGGTTTGCGGGGCAACTTCGGGCACACTCAAATCTTCAGCCACGAGAAGTTGGCAGCAGTATTACCTGAATTTACGCCACAAGTTCCGGTTACAGAGGGTGTAGCAGAAAACATCGCGTGGATGGACAAACACAATCTGGTTCCAGATAGCGATGCCGACGATCTGGAGGATCGGATTATTGAGACGGTTCGCAATCTACCGCGTATCCGGTAGTGCAAAGGTGCAAATATGCTACAAATACAGGGCAATAAAATTGGGGCAGCATTAGGTTCAGAGAGACTTGACCGTGTTGAACATGACCTGCGCGAAGTCGGCTTCCATATCATCGAAAATGTGATTACCGACGAAGAGGCAGACGCAGCGCGCGAGGCAGTCTGGAACATGGTGGAAGAGGATATCGCCAACGGACATGATCACAGTTATGGGGATGGTAAAATTCGACGCGTCTGGGCAATCGTCGGGAAATCGCCAATCTTCCGCTATTTCATCCAGCACCCAACTGTGGTTGCAGTGTGGAAACGGATGCTCGGCGAAGATGTTATCGCTTCCACGTTTACTGCGAACATCGTTGGACCCGGCGCACCGGCAGGCGGTTGGCATATCGACTATCCCTATTGGGCGATGCAATCCCCGTTCCCGTCCGGTTCATTGACGGGACAGACGGTCTGGATGTTAGATGACTTTACTGAAGAGAACGGGGCAACGGCGTGTATTCCAGAGTCACACAAAACGCTCCGCCGCCCGGAGTTAGGAGAGGCAGAAGGGCTTGAGATGCGCATCGCTGTCGCACCGAAAGGCTCTATCATGTTCACGAACGGTGCAATCTGGCATCAGTCTCGGGCGAACCTGACGGATACATCCCGCGTCGGATTACTCGGTATGTATAACCGTTCGGTTATCTATCCACAGGAGGATATGCCGCGTCAGCTGACAGATGACGAGTTGGCAGGCGAAAGCGATGTGCTAAAACAGTTGTTAGGTAGGCATATACCGTTCCGTGATCCTAATCACGGACAGAATTGGCATCGCACGGATGACGGGTTTCGTCAGGTATAGCAAGAGTGTGGAATTCTGAATTGTTTCATTTTGCTGACTGTTTTAAATTTCAGGGAGGGCATTTATGCCGATTGTAACTCATGATGTTTTGAGAAAGTTTGTGTATGACATATACCGCGGGGCGGGTGGCACAGAGGAGGACGCACGTATCGTCAGTGACCACGTCGTCGATTCTAACCTCGTCGGACACGATTCACACGGTGTTATCAACGCCCCGAACTATATCGGCGGCATGGAAGGGGGTCCCGCCGTAGATAAAATGGAGATTGTCAGAGAGAGCGGTGCAGCGACCGTTATCAATGCCAACGGTGCGCTCGGTATGGTTGCCGCTCGTAAGGCGATGGAGATGGCTATCGAAAAGGCAGAAAGCTGCACGATCGGTGCGGTTGGGTTGCATCGGTGTGGGCACGCAGGACGGATGGGTGAATATCCACCGATTGCGGCACGTGCTGGTATGATCGGGATCGTTCTGCTCAACGGCGGTGGACGTTTCATGCATCCGCACGGTGGGACTTCTCGCAGACTGCCACCGAATCCGATTGCGATCTCAGTGCCGCGTCAGGGCGGGGAACCTCTTCTCCTTGATATGACGCTCAGTGTCGTCGCAGGCGGGAAATTGCTCGTTCAGACGGCGCGTGGTGAATCTATACCGGAAGGCTGGATGATAGATGCCGAAGGTGAACCGCTCACCGACCCGAATGCGTTTCGTGAACGTCCACAGGACACAGCCGTTATGCCACTCGGTGGTTTCCAGTTCGGACACAAAGGGTTTGGTCTCGGTGTGATGATAGATGCCATCGCGGGTGGGTTGTCTTGGGCAGGATGTAGCCGTGAAGAACCGACCCGCGGCGCGAGTGGTATTGTGATGTTTGCGATTAAAATTGAAGATTTCATCGATTTAGCGGATTATGAACAAGAGATCGCGTATCTTGTAGAGTGGGTGAAGTCTTCCGCGCGGTTGCCCGGTGTTGACGAAATCTATGCCCCTGGAGAATTTGAGGAACGGAACCGCCAGAAACGCCTGCGTGAAGGTATACCCATAGAAGAGCCGACTTGGAATCGCCTCGTTGAAGCCGCAGAACGCTTTGATGTTCCGGTTCCCGTATAGTGGTAGGCACACGCCGTGTGCCGTAAACATGCAACAGGAGGAGAAAATGAAAGTCTACGGCTTGTTTGTTTTGCTTATCGGTATTGCGGGGTGTGCTGCCCTGAATCAGCCCATTGGTGAGATGACGGCGTCACGCCTCACCTGTGAATCTAACCCAGAGTTTGTAGATGGTAATCTGGAGACGGAGAGCGCATTCGCAGTGAGGGGATTTGTCCGAAAAGCGTATATCCTTCACGAAGGGCAGGGGCGCGGGCTTGCCTATGCACAACGGCGTTACATAACACAGGTTGAAGGGCAACGCCGGACAGAGGCGATTATCAAACTGGATGCTCCGACCTATGTTTCCCATGTAGAGGTCTATCCGGCATCGCGACTGATTCCGAATTTCGCGATGATGACAACGACCGATGACCCCCCGCGCTTTGATATCGCCTTTGAACGGGTGTCCGACAAGCAGCATCAGGACATAGAAGGGCTGAACCCAGTGCGTTATCGTATCGGACGAGAGGTGCTTTATCTGCGAATGAGTGCAGATGGGATAGAGGACAGACAGAATTCCGAACGAACCGCGAAC containing:
- a CDS encoding phytanoyl-CoA dioxygenase family protein; the encoded protein is MLQIQGNKIGAALGSERLDRVEHDLREVGFHIIENVITDEEADAAREAVWNMVEEDIANGHDHSYGDGKIRRVWAIVGKSPIFRYFIQHPTVVAVWKRMLGEDVIASTFTANIVGPGAPAGGWHIDYPYWAMQSPFPSGSLTGQTVWMLDDFTEENGATACIPESHKTLRRPELGEAEGLEMRIAVAPKGSIMFTNGAIWHQSRANLTDTSRVGLLGMYNRSVIYPQEDMPRQLTDDELAGESDVLKQLLGRHIPFRDPNHGQNWHRTDDGFRQV
- a CDS encoding Ldh family oxidoreductase, which codes for MPIVTHDVLRKFVYDIYRGAGGTEEDARIVSDHVVDSNLVGHDSHGVINAPNYIGGMEGGPAVDKMEIVRESGAATVINANGALGMVAARKAMEMAIEKAESCTIGAVGLHRCGHAGRMGEYPPIAARAGMIGIVLLNGGGRFMHPHGGTSRRLPPNPIAISVPRQGGEPLLLDMTLSVVAGGKLLVQTARGESIPEGWMIDAEGEPLTDPNAFRERPQDTAVMPLGGFQFGHKGFGLGVMIDAIAGGLSWAGCSREEPTRGASGIVMFAIKIEDFIDLADYEQEIAYLVEWVKSSARLPGVDEIYAPGEFEERNRQKRLREGIPIEEPTWNRLVEAAERFDVPVPV
- a CDS encoding NAD-dependent epimerase/dehydratase family protein; the protein is MKVLVIGGTGNISRGIVAALQNRNHEVVLFNRGQHADPPPPGVRVIHGDRKNREDFEAKVGAEEWDAVIDMISFNAEDAASALRACQGRVGHFVHCSTVMTYGPPFSGINLPETAPLQGTSGYGLGKVEADNLLLEAHARDGFPVTIFKPSYTHGPGMNLHRQVGGDGSWIDRLRKGKPILSAGDGLNYFQFLSSRDAGIAFTDILGKSDGFGEIYNIVHPQARTWDEWHRAAAEALGVDIEIVHVSLETLIAMAPERFSGLRGNFGHTQIFSHEKLAAVLPEFTPQVPVTEGVAENIAWMDKHNLVPDSDADDLEDRIIETVRNLPRIR